One part of the Roseomonas gilardii genome encodes these proteins:
- a CDS encoding DMT family transporter: protein MDRHVLNGVLLAFLAYASYALSDASIKLIEGALDPFEVAFFGAVLGLAAIPFILGPGDRPVDLVVSRHRGLWLLRGVFAVVGSLSSIIAFTALPMAEAFCLIFLLPVFVTILSVLFLKEAVGWRRWSAVIVGFLGVLIVLRPGFRELTAGHLAAIIGGFSGAVTIIILRALGGKEKRISLYGAGLIGPILVSGLLMLPRFAWPSGEQWLYLAGYGLLAAGGNVLIMLASAKAPASLVAPTQYSQMLWGVGLGYAIFGDRLDGWMFLGMAVIVGSGLFTFLRETRRTTWWRRVPPVHPQ from the coding sequence ATGGATAGGCATGTCCTGAACGGCGTGCTGCTCGCCTTCCTCGCCTATGCCTCCTATGCGTTGAGCGACGCCTCGATCAAGCTGATCGAGGGCGCGCTGGACCCCTTCGAGGTCGCCTTCTTCGGCGCCGTGCTGGGGCTGGCGGCGATCCCCTTCATCCTCGGCCCCGGCGACCGGCCGGTGGATCTGGTGGTGTCGCGCCACCGCGGCCTGTGGCTGCTGCGCGGCGTCTTCGCGGTGGTCGGCAGCCTGTCCAGCATCATCGCCTTCACCGCCCTGCCGATGGCGGAGGCCTTCTGCCTGATCTTCCTGCTGCCGGTCTTCGTCACCATCCTCTCGGTGCTTTTCCTGAAGGAAGCCGTGGGCTGGCGCCGCTGGTCGGCGGTGATCGTCGGCTTCCTGGGCGTGCTGATCGTGCTGCGTCCCGGCTTCCGGGAGCTCACCGCCGGGCATCTGGCTGCCATCATCGGCGGCTTCTCCGGTGCCGTGACGATCATCATCCTGCGGGCCCTGGGGGGAAAGGAGAAGCGGATCTCCCTCTACGGCGCCGGGCTGATCGGCCCGATCCTGGTCAGCGGGCTGCTCATGCTGCCGCGCTTTGCCTGGCCGAGCGGCGAGCAGTGGCTCTACCTCGCCGGCTACGGCCTCCTCGCCGCGGGGGGCAATGTGCTGATCATGCTGGCCTCGGCCAAGGCCCCCGCCAGCCTCGTGGCGCCGACCCAGTACAGCCAGATGCTCTGGGGCGTCGGGCTGGGCTACGCGATCTTCGGCGACCGGCTGGACGGCTGGATGTTCCTCGGCATGGCGGTGATCGTGGGCTCCGGCCTCTTCACCTTCCTGCGCGAAACCAGGCGCACCACCTGGTGGCGTCGCGTGCCGCCGGTCCATCCGCAATAG
- the ligD gene encoding non-homologous end-joining DNA ligase, translating to MNPPRQGGHRSPGPTMSGVALSHPERVYWPPSGDAGPVTKQDLARYLERVAPRLLPAIVGRPLTLLRAPEGIGGERFVQRHAARGLSPLVGTVRPRGEEKPLIQVDSAGALVALAQSGVLEIHPWGARSARLAQPDRMVLDLDPAENLSFGAVVAAALALRERVLALGLVPFCKTTGGKGLHLVVPLAAGTRWDRLHAVAAAICERLAREAPERFTTQSALAGREGRIFLDFQRNARGASAVAPWSPRARPGAPVAMPLDWAEVTEGLDPRRFTIATAPVRLEAPDPWDGMEAAARPLPPLSQVR from the coding sequence ATGAACCCGCCCCGCCAGGGTGGGCATCGCAGCCCCGGCCCGACCATGTCGGGCGTCGCGCTGTCGCATCCGGAGCGTGTCTATTGGCCCCCCTCCGGCGATGCGGGGCCGGTCACCAAGCAGGACCTCGCCCGCTACCTGGAACGCGTGGCGCCGCGCCTGCTGCCCGCCATCGTGGGGCGGCCGCTGACTCTGTTGCGGGCACCGGAAGGGATCGGGGGCGAGCGCTTCGTGCAGCGCCATGCCGCGCGGGGCCTTTCGCCACTGGTCGGCACGGTGCGCCCGCGCGGGGAGGAGAAGCCGCTGATCCAGGTGGATTCCGCCGGAGCGCTGGTGGCGCTGGCCCAGTCCGGCGTGCTGGAGATCCATCCCTGGGGAGCCCGCAGCGCCCGGCTGGCGCAGCCGGACCGGATGGTGCTGGACCTCGATCCGGCGGAGAACCTGTCCTTCGGCGCGGTGGTCGCGGCGGCCCTGGCGCTGCGGGAGCGCGTGCTGGCGCTGGGCCTCGTGCCCTTCTGCAAGACCACGGGCGGCAAGGGGCTGCATCTGGTGGTGCCCCTGGCCGCCGGGACGCGCTGGGACCGGCTGCACGCGGTGGCGGCGGCGATCTGCGAGAGGCTGGCGCGGGAGGCGCCGGAACGCTTCACCACGCAATCCGCCCTGGCCGGGCGGGAAGGGCGGATCTTCCTGGATTTCCAGCGCAATGCGCGCGGGGCCTCGGCGGTGGCGCCCTGGTCGCCCCGCGCCCGCCCCGGCGCCCCGGTGGCGATGCCGCTGGACTGGGCGGAGGTGACGGAGGGGCTCGACCCCCGGCGCTTCACCATCGCGACTGCCCCGGTCCGCCTGGAGGCGCCGGACCCCTGGGACGGGATGGAGGCGGCCGCGCGGCCCCTGCCGCCGCTGTCGCAGGTGCGCTGA
- a CDS encoding DNA polymerase ligase N-terminal domain-containing protein → MTDRDPLTRYRQKRDFRQTPEPAGVIRHGGRPTGLFVVQKHDATRLHYDFRLELDGVLKSWAVTRGPSLDPEEKRLAVEVEDHPLDYGGFEGVIGSGYGAGTVLLWDRGSWEPLSEDPAADLAGGRLHLRLHGTRLKGGWHLVLMRGRGRGTRRNWLLIKDRDEEARPGSGDALLREATTSVLSGRDLAQIATGAPAPG, encoded by the coding sequence ATGACCGATCGCGACCCGCTCACCCGCTATCGCCAGAAGCGCGATTTCCGGCAGACGCCGGAACCCGCAGGCGTGATCCGCCACGGTGGGCGGCCTACGGGTCTCTTCGTGGTGCAGAAGCACGACGCCACGCGTCTGCACTACGACTTCCGCCTCGAACTGGATGGTGTGCTGAAATCCTGGGCAGTGACGCGCGGCCCCAGCCTCGATCCGGAGGAGAAGCGCCTCGCGGTGGAGGTGGAGGACCATCCCCTCGACTATGGCGGCTTCGAGGGGGTGATCGGCAGCGGCTACGGCGCCGGCACGGTGCTGCTCTGGGACCGTGGGAGCTGGGAACCGCTCTCGGAGGACCCGGCGGCGGACCTGGCCGGGGGGCGTCTGCACCTCCGCCTGCACGGCACGCGTCTGAAGGGCGGTTGGCATCTGGTGCTGATGCGCGGACGCGGGCGTGGGACGCGCCGGAACTGGCTGCTGATCAAGGACCGCGACGAGGAGGCCCGGCCCGGCTCCGGCGACGCACTGTTGCGCGAGGCCACGACCTCCGTCCTGTCCGGACGCGACCTGGCCCAGATCGCCACGGGCGCGCCGGCACCCGGATGA
- a CDS encoding VOC family protein, whose product MSDLSPTIDHVVITVGDQLDAALAQYTRLGFDMTERGHHTLGSSNHLAIFGQDYLELLGYEPGRAPQRADLHNAPPGLNGLVFKPDAPDFAERLHAKGAPIGEAREFSRPVRLGEESRDARFRTASVTDPAVQNGRVFFCHHDTPELVWREEWRRHPNGVTGVAEFVIASGEPERMGDLFRRLFGADSVRETEGGLCLPAGSGTVLVLRPDAVAERFGEVPALEEGRDRMVALSLHCAAPEQVAVLLAGNGVTAVRHGARLVVPPAEAAGLALAFMD is encoded by the coding sequence ATGAGCGATCTGTCCCCCACCATCGACCATGTGGTCATCACCGTGGGCGACCAGCTCGACGCGGCGCTGGCGCAGTACACGCGGCTCGGTTTCGACATGACTGAGCGCGGCCACCACACGCTGGGGTCAAGCAACCATCTCGCCATCTTCGGCCAGGACTACCTCGAACTCCTTGGCTACGAGCCCGGCCGGGCGCCGCAGCGGGCGGACCTGCACAACGCGCCGCCGGGGTTGAACGGCCTCGTCTTCAAGCCCGACGCCCCCGATTTCGCCGAGCGCCTGCATGCGAAGGGAGCGCCGATCGGTGAGGCCCGGGAATTCAGCCGCCCGGTGCGGCTGGGCGAGGAAAGCCGGGATGCGCGTTTCCGCACCGCCAGCGTCACCGACCCGGCGGTCCAGAATGGGCGGGTCTTCTTCTGCCATCACGACACGCCGGAACTGGTCTGGCGCGAGGAATGGCGCCGGCATCCCAACGGCGTGACCGGCGTGGCGGAATTCGTCATCGCCTCCGGGGAGCCGGAGCGGATGGGCGACCTGTTCCGGCGCCTCTTCGGGGCGGATTCGGTGCGGGAAACCGAGGGTGGCCTCTGCCTGCCGGCCGGTTCCGGCACCGTCCTCGTGCTGCGGCCGGATGCGGTGGCGGAACGTTTCGGCGAGGTCCCGGCGCTGGAGGAAGGGCGGGATCGGATGGTGGCACTCAGCCTCCATTGCGCCGCGCCGGAACAGGTGGCGGTGCTGCTGGCGGGGAATGGCGTGACGGCGGTCCGGCACGGGGCGCGGCTGGTGGTGCCCCCGGCCGAGGCGGCGGGGCTGGCCCTGGCCTTCATGGACTGA
- a CDS encoding ABC transporter ATP-binding protein, with the protein MDALLEVRNVSKRFGGVQANSDITFDVRRGEILGLIGPNGAGKTSLFNSISGEVTPDTGEIRMEGQRISGLGPVECTRRGIARTFQVVRSFDSMTVLENVMVGAFTRHRTAREAMAAAEQVLDFAGLLGRMDRPAISLTPPEKRRLEVARALATQPRLLLLDEMLTGLTPAEAQSGVQLIRAVRDQGVTIIMVEHVMEVLLPLIDRAVVLNLGKVLLTGSPQEVVRDPEMIRAYLGDRYAAA; encoded by the coding sequence ATGGACGCGCTGCTTGAGGTCCGCAACGTCAGCAAGCGCTTCGGCGGCGTGCAGGCGAACAGCGACATCACCTTCGACGTCCGGCGCGGCGAGATCCTGGGCCTGATCGGGCCGAACGGCGCGGGCAAGACCTCGCTGTTCAACTCCATCTCCGGCGAGGTCACGCCCGATACCGGCGAAATCCGCATGGAGGGGCAGCGCATCTCGGGCCTCGGGCCGGTGGAATGCACGCGGCGCGGCATCGCCCGCACCTTCCAGGTGGTGCGTTCCTTCGACTCCATGACCGTGCTGGAGAATGTGATGGTGGGCGCCTTCACCCGCCACCGCACGGCGCGGGAGGCGATGGCCGCGGCCGAGCAGGTGCTGGACTTCGCCGGGCTGCTCGGGCGCATGGACCGGCCGGCCATCTCGCTCACCCCACCCGAGAAGCGGCGGCTGGAGGTGGCGCGCGCCCTGGCGACGCAGCCGCGCCTGTTGCTGCTGGACGAGATGCTGACCGGGCTGACGCCCGCCGAGGCGCAGTCCGGCGTGCAGCTCATCCGCGCGGTGCGCGACCAGGGCGTCACCATCATCATGGTGGAGCATGTGATGGAGGTTCTGCTGCCGCTGATCGACCGTGCCGTGGTGCTGAATCTCGGCAAGGTCCTGCTCACTGGCTCGCCGCAGGAGGTGGTGCGCGACCCGGAGATGATCCGTGCCTATCTGGGGGACCGCTATGCTGCGGCTTGA
- a CDS encoding hydantoinase/oxoprolinase family protein: MSSQRHIRIGIDIGGTFTDLQILDERSGRLHSLKTPTTPEDPSIGLMTGIEAAAERYGFALADIRLLLHGTTIATNAVLERCLARGVLLTTAGFEDVLEIGRHTRRDIYGLKQKVEPPLVPRDRRLGVAERLRGDGSVETALDEASVSAVLERLRALEPEAVAICLLNAHVNAAHEELLAGRIRAEFPDLPLSLSSEVSPEIREYERSSTTVLNALLMPVVGRYLARLQQRMEERALTARLLLVQSNGGVCSAGMASRQPVRLLLSGPSGGALATMRAAEALGRPNLVGADMGGTSFDICVVQGGQVTLMTQGEIDGLPVRLPMIEIRTIGSGGGSLAAVDSGGRLTVGPRSAGSFPGPVCYRRGGTEPAVTDVNIALGRLDGRFFLGGAMALDTDGARGAIAARVAQPLRLETDAAAEGVLTVVNNALASAARLSLFEKGLDPRDFSLLSFGGAGGLHAIPVAEELGIGEVIFPADASTFSAFGILHSNIVHDVARSRVMPAAAENLPRIAESCTALREQGDALLAADGVPAEARRFALSADLRYRGQAFELVVPWEAPAGDAAPDAAALEALLAGFHHLHERRFSYSNPAAPVELVALRLTATGLMPRAETVRRPGLGADRKPEARRIFLGGRWQEAAVHQREQVTAPVEGPALIEEEYTTAFIAPGWRCAPGPDGTLIARKLEA; encoded by the coding sequence TTGTCCTCCCAGCGCCATATCCGGATCGGCATCGATATCGGAGGCACCTTCACCGACCTGCAGATCCTCGACGAGCGGAGCGGCAGGCTGCACAGCCTCAAGACCCCGACCACGCCGGAGGACCCCTCCATCGGGCTGATGACGGGCATCGAGGCGGCGGCGGAACGCTACGGCTTCGCCCTCGCCGACATCCGCCTTCTGCTGCACGGCACCACCATCGCCACCAACGCGGTGCTGGAGCGTTGCCTCGCGCGGGGCGTGCTGCTGACCACGGCGGGCTTCGAGGACGTGCTGGAGATCGGCCGCCACACCCGCCGCGACATCTACGGGCTGAAGCAGAAGGTGGAACCGCCGTTGGTGCCGCGCGACCGGCGCCTCGGCGTGGCGGAGCGGCTGCGCGGCGACGGCAGCGTGGAGACGGCGCTGGACGAGGCCTCGGTGTCGGCGGTGCTGGAGCGGCTGCGCGCCCTGGAGCCCGAGGCGGTGGCGATCTGCCTGCTCAACGCCCATGTCAACGCGGCGCATGAGGAGCTGCTGGCCGGGCGCATCCGCGCCGAGTTCCCGGACCTGCCGCTCAGCCTGTCCTCCGAGGTGAGCCCGGAGATCCGCGAATACGAGCGCAGCTCGACCACCGTGCTGAATGCGCTGCTGATGCCGGTGGTGGGGCGCTACCTCGCCCGCCTGCAACAGCGCATGGAGGAACGTGCGCTGACGGCGAGGCTGCTGCTGGTTCAGTCCAATGGCGGCGTCTGCTCCGCCGGGATGGCGTCGCGGCAGCCGGTGCGGCTGCTGCTGTCCGGTCCCAGCGGCGGGGCGCTCGCCACCATGCGCGCCGCCGAGGCGCTGGGCCGGCCGAACCTCGTCGGCGCCGACATGGGTGGCACCTCCTTCGACATCTGCGTGGTGCAGGGCGGCCAGGTCACGCTGATGACCCAGGGCGAGATCGACGGCCTGCCGGTGCGCCTGCCGATGATCGAGATCCGCACCATCGGCTCCGGCGGCGGCTCCCTCGCGGCGGTGGATTCCGGCGGGCGGCTCACCGTCGGGCCGCGCTCGGCGGGCTCCTTTCCTGGCCCCGTCTGCTACCGCCGGGGCGGCACCGAACCGGCGGTGACGGATGTGAACATCGCCCTCGGCCGGCTGGACGGGCGCTTCTTCCTGGGCGGCGCCATGGCGCTGGACACGGACGGCGCCCGCGGGGCCATCGCCGCCCGGGTGGCGCAGCCCCTGCGGCTGGAAACGGATGCGGCGGCGGAGGGCGTGCTCACCGTGGTCAACAACGCGCTCGCCTCGGCGGCACGGCTCAGCCTCTTCGAGAAGGGGCTCGACCCGCGCGATTTCAGCCTGCTCTCCTTCGGCGGCGCGGGCGGCCTGCACGCCATCCCCGTGGCCGAGGAGCTGGGCATCGGCGAGGTGATCTTCCCGGCGGATGCCAGCACCTTCTCCGCCTTCGGCATCCTGCATTCCAACATCGTGCATGACGTGGCGCGCAGCCGGGTGATGCCGGCCGCGGCGGAGAACCTGCCCCGCATCGCGGAAAGCTGCACCGCGCTGCGGGAGCAGGGCGACGCGCTGCTGGCCGCGGATGGCGTGCCGGCGGAGGCGCGCCGCTTCGCCCTTTCGGCCGACCTGCGCTATCGCGGCCAGGCCTTCGAGCTGGTGGTGCCCTGGGAGGCACCCGCGGGTGACGCCGCACCGGACGCGGCGGCGCTGGAGGCGTTGCTGGCCGGCTTCCACCATCTGCACGAGCGCCGCTTCTCCTACAGCAACCCGGCGGCGCCGGTGGAACTGGTGGCGCTGCGGCTGACCGCCACGGGCCTGATGCCGCGCGCCGAGACGGTGCGCCGTCCCGGCCTGGGCGCCGACCGCAAGCCGGAGGCACGGCGGATCTTCCTCGGCGGTCGCTGGCAGGAGGCCGCGGTGCACCAGCGCGAGCAGGTCACCGCCCCGGTCGAAGGGCCGGCGCTGATCGAGGAGGAATACACCACCGCCTTCATCGCCCCCGGCTGGCGCTGCGCGCCCGGGCCGGACGGGACGCTGATCGCGCGGAAGCTGGAGGCGTGA
- a CDS encoding branched-chain amino acid ABC transporter permease, whose translation MSTTLRQAAAAPPRANAITRRRRRELLAGAVILLLLAALPFGVTDVYAQNLIILTLLYAGLSQAWNILGGYCGQISLGHALYFGVGGYVSTMLFVHAGVPPVLGMAAAGIVAGLCALLVGWPCFRLSGHYYAIATVVVGEIGYLLFLNWEWVGGAMGIYVPLGPDSWLNLQFRISKLPWHFITLGFAALTWVVAWAIEGSRWGYSWRAVKDDVTAARSLAVRVFPSKMAAAAISGFLTGVGGAIYAQYVGYIDPDSILAGSFSILIALPAVLGGVGTLWGPLIGAAVLIPVSELSRSYLGGSGSGVDLMIYGLLIMIVALARPQGLVSLLGVRSQAGGGDGRAA comes from the coding sequence ATGTCCACCACCCTGCGGCAGGCCGCCGCGGCACCGCCGCGCGCCAACGCCATCACCCGCCGCCGCCGGCGCGAGCTCCTGGCCGGCGCGGTGATCCTGCTCCTGCTCGCGGCGCTGCCCTTCGGCGTCACCGACGTCTATGCGCAGAACCTGATCATCCTGACCCTGCTCTATGCCGGGCTCAGCCAGGCATGGAACATCCTGGGCGGCTATTGCGGCCAGATCTCGCTGGGTCACGCGCTGTATTTCGGAGTGGGCGGCTATGTCTCCACCATGCTCTTCGTCCATGCCGGCGTGCCACCCGTCCTCGGCATGGCCGCCGCCGGCATCGTGGCCGGGCTCTGCGCCCTGCTGGTCGGCTGGCCCTGCTTCCGCCTGTCCGGCCACTACTACGCCATCGCGACCGTGGTGGTGGGGGAGATCGGCTACCTGCTCTTCCTGAACTGGGAATGGGTCGGCGGCGCGATGGGCATCTATGTGCCGCTGGGGCCGGATTCCTGGCTGAACCTGCAGTTCCGCATCTCCAAGCTGCCCTGGCACTTCATCACCCTGGGCTTCGCCGCCCTGACCTGGGTTGTGGCCTGGGCGATCGAGGGCTCGCGCTGGGGCTATTCCTGGCGCGCGGTGAAGGACGACGTGACGGCGGCGCGCAGCCTCGCCGTGCGGGTCTTTCCCTCCAAGATGGCGGCGGCCGCGATCAGCGGCTTCCTCACCGGCGTCGGCGGCGCGATCTACGCGCAGTATGTCGGCTATATCGACCCGGACAGCATCCTCGCGGGCTCCTTCTCCATCCTGATCGCCCTGCCCGCGGTGCTGGGCGGCGTCGGCACGCTCTGGGGACCGCTGATCGGCGCGGCGGTGCTGATCCCGGTCTCGGAACTGTCGCGCTCCTATCTGGGCGGCTCCGGCAGCGGCGTGGACCTGATGATCTACGGGCTGCTGATCATGATCGTGGCGCTCGCGCGGCCGCAGGGGCTGGTCAGCCTCCTCGGCGTCAGGAGCCAGGCGGGAGGTGGCGATGGACGCGCTGCTTGA
- a CDS encoding VOC family protein — MPQLDLTILYVASATDSAAFYARLLGHAPEEASATFALFRTNPGAGIGLWRRDGVEPPPTGTPGTSELAFLAADVDATHAEWLAAGVTILQPPTEMDFGRCFTARDPDGHRLRVFRPG; from the coding sequence ATGCCGCAACTCGATCTCACGATCCTCTATGTGGCCAGCGCCACGGACAGCGCGGCCTTCTACGCCCGGCTGCTGGGCCATGCGCCCGAGGAAGCCTCCGCCACCTTCGCCCTCTTCCGCACCAATCCTGGCGCCGGCATCGGCCTGTGGCGGCGGGATGGCGTGGAACCGCCGCCCACTGGCACACCGGGCACGTCGGAGCTCGCTTTCCTCGCCGCGGATGTCGATGCCACCCATGCCGAATGGCTGGCGGCCGGCGTCACCATCCTGCAACCACCCACGGAGATGGATTTCGGCCGCTGCTTCACCGCGCGGGACCCGGACGGCCATCGCCTGCGCGTCTTCCGTCCGGGCTGA
- a CDS encoding ABC transporter ATP-binding protein yields the protein MLRLEGVSASYRGLKALQGVDLEVGQGEVVAVVGANGAGKSTLLKAIAGQVATEGQIAFQGESLRRMPSHRIARLGVNLVPEGRRLFPRLSVEDNLRLGAYARKGDPDRFRPLELVFELFPRLKERLPQLAGTLSGGEQQMLAIGRALLTQPKLLMLDEPSQGIMPKLVDDILAAVTRIRALGVTVLLVEQRLAEALAIADRAYVLQTGRVVMSGPAAEIAGNADVRRAYLGM from the coding sequence ATGCTGCGGCTTGAGGGCGTTTCCGCCAGCTACCGGGGCCTCAAGGCCCTGCAGGGCGTCGATCTGGAGGTCGGCCAGGGCGAGGTGGTGGCGGTGGTCGGCGCCAACGGCGCGGGCAAGAGCACGTTGCTGAAGGCCATCGCCGGCCAGGTCGCGACCGAGGGGCAGATCGCCTTCCAGGGCGAGAGCCTGCGCCGCATGCCCTCGCACCGGATCGCGCGCCTCGGCGTCAACCTCGTGCCCGAGGGACGGCGGCTCTTTCCGCGCCTCTCGGTCGAGGACAACCTTCGCCTTGGTGCCTATGCGCGCAAGGGCGACCCGGATCGCTTCAGGCCGCTGGAACTGGTCTTCGAGCTCTTCCCCCGGCTGAAGGAGCGCCTGCCGCAGCTCGCCGGCACGCTCTCGGGCGGGGAGCAGCAGATGCTGGCCATCGGCCGCGCCCTGCTGACCCAGCCGAAGCTGCTGATGCTGGACGAACCCAGCCAGGGTATCATGCCGAAGCTGGTGGACGACATCCTGGCGGCGGTGACGCGCATCCGCGCCCTCGGCGTCACGGTGCTGCTGGTGGAGCAGCGGCTGGCCGAGGCGCTGGCCATCGCCGACCGCGCCTATGTGCTGCAGACCGGCCGGGTCGTGATGTCCGGCCCGGCCGCGGAAATCGCCGGCAACGCCGATGTGCGGCGTGCCTATCTCGGCATGTGA
- a CDS encoding hydantoinase B/oxoprolinase family protein, with the protein MLGPVELEVLRNGLTAAAAEMDVTVWRTSRSTVVRELLDYSTAVFDRDGYNVAQSARIPQHLNSMSAGLLTVVRDHLPLAQWEEGDVVITNDPYCGGQHIPDILAFRPVFAEGERIAIVGTLCHHLDMGGMAAGSYAATATEIFQEGLRLPPLKLYRRGVLNADLLAVMRQNVRQPEILWGDLQAQIASLSVGEANLRKLAARFGADAVVAGCAQILDGSERAMRAMIGRIPDGHYEFEDFLDDDGITADPIRIHAAITVCGEEMSVDLSGCGPQALGPVNATLASAHSAVSYAVMAVADEPIPANAGCYRPIAVTAPEGTVVSARHPAPVANRIAATHRLATTLLGALHQAVPERVPAAYYGVSYVCSFQTVQEDGARGVLVEIEVGGSGAHPEGDGLSAFTFGMHNNSNIPAEMIESELPLTITRYGLLPGSGGAGRYRGGLGLVREWRIDAQEAVFTANAERFRFRPYGLAGGEPGSAGRLLLLRGNEVRSLGSKVNNLRLRRGDVIRLETSGGGGFGPPEERTAEARARDRALGYVPA; encoded by the coding sequence ATGCTCGGCCCTGTCGAACTGGAGGTCCTGCGCAACGGCCTGACCGCCGCCGCCGCCGAGATGGACGTGACCGTCTGGCGCACCAGCCGCTCCACCGTGGTGCGGGAACTGCTGGACTATTCCACCGCCGTCTTCGACCGCGACGGTTACAACGTCGCGCAATCCGCCCGCATCCCGCAGCACCTGAACTCGATGAGCGCCGGGTTGCTGACCGTGGTGCGCGACCACCTGCCGCTGGCACAGTGGGAGGAAGGCGATGTCGTCATCACCAACGACCCGTATTGCGGTGGCCAGCACATCCCCGACATCCTGGCCTTCCGCCCGGTCTTCGCGGAGGGGGAGCGCATCGCCATCGTCGGCACGCTCTGCCACCATCTCGACATGGGCGGCATGGCGGCGGGCTCCTATGCCGCGACCGCGACCGAGATCTTCCAGGAAGGGCTTCGCCTGCCGCCGCTGAAGCTCTACCGGCGCGGCGTGCTGAACGCCGACCTGCTGGCGGTGATGCGGCAGAACGTGCGCCAGCCGGAGATCCTCTGGGGCGACCTGCAGGCACAGATCGCCTCGCTCTCCGTGGGCGAGGCCAACCTGCGCAAGCTCGCCGCGCGCTTCGGCGCCGATGCGGTGGTCGCGGGCTGCGCGCAGATCCTGGACGGCTCCGAGCGAGCCATGCGGGCGATGATCGGCCGCATTCCCGACGGGCACTACGAGTTCGAGGATTTCCTCGACGATGACGGCATCACGGCGGACCCCATCCGCATCCATGCCGCCATCACCGTGTGCGGGGAGGAGATGTCGGTCGATCTCTCCGGCTGTGGCCCGCAGGCGCTGGGGCCGGTCAACGCCACGCTCGCCTCGGCCCATTCCGCCGTCTCCTATGCGGTGATGGCGGTGGCCGACGAGCCGATCCCGGCCAATGCCGGATGCTATCGTCCCATCGCCGTGACCGCGCCGGAGGGCACGGTCGTCAGCGCCCGCCACCCGGCGCCGGTGGCGAACCGGATCGCGGCGACGCACCGCCTCGCCACCACGCTGCTCGGCGCGCTGCACCAGGCGGTGCCGGAGCGCGTGCCAGCCGCCTATTACGGCGTCAGCTACGTGTGCTCCTTCCAGACGGTGCAGGAAGACGGCGCGCGGGGCGTGCTGGTGGAGATCGAGGTCGGCGGCAGCGGCGCGCATCCGGAGGGCGACGGGCTGAGCGCCTTCACCTTCGGCATGCACAACAACTCCAACATCCCCGCCGAGATGATCGAGAGCGAGCTGCCGCTGACGATCACGCGCTACGGGCTGCTGCCCGGTTCCGGCGGCGCGGGACGGTATCGTGGCGGCCTGGGCTTGGTGCGTGAGTGGCGCATCGACGCGCAGGAGGCCGTCTTCACCGCCAATGCCGAGCGCTTCCGCTTCCGCCCCTATGGGCTGGCGGGCGGCGAGCCGGGCAGCGCCGGGCGGCTCCTGCTGCTGCGCGGCAATGAGGTGCGAAGCCTGGGTTCCAAGGTCAACAACCTGCGCCTGCGCCGGGGCGACGTGATCCGGCTGGAAACCTCGGGCGGCGGCGGCTTCGGCCCGCCGGAGGAACGGACGGCGGAGGCCCGGGCGCGCGACCGGGCACTGGGCTACGTGCCGGCCTGA